A genomic segment from Nicotiana sylvestris chromosome 1, ASM39365v2, whole genome shotgun sequence encodes:
- the LOC138872600 gene encoding uncharacterized protein — translation MICEQIFRMLKKDAVVGWTEECQKAFDKIKEHLFKPHVLVPPEPGRPLFLYLSVLDGAFGCVLGQHDETGRKEQEIYYLSKKFTPYEARYSLLEHTCYALTWIPQKLRHYFCAYTTYLISRMDSLKYIFQKPMPTGSQRESIGRSSVRKFGRQKIRTIENVFPDEKVSFAGEDITKAYDSWRMFFDGAANFKGVGIRVVLVSETIQHYPISAKLRFPCTNNMAKHEACILGLRLAIDMNVHELLVIGDSNLLVHQVLGEWATKNTKILPYLYCVQELIKRFIEIKFKHVPRIQNEFADVLATLCHDTTPRQEVHRSYPNKHQAYCAHVEKESDGNPWFHDIKEYLAKGEYAEHTTHTQKHTL, via the exons ATGATATGTGAGCAGATCTTCAGgatgctgaagaaagatgctgtaGTAGGCTGGACTGAAGAGTGCCagaaagcctttgacaaaatcaaggagcaTTTATTTAAACCACATGTTCtagtcccaccagaaccaggaagacctctATTTCTTTACTTGTCCGTTTTGGacggagctttcggttgtgttctgggacaacatgatgagactggAAGAAAGGAGCAGGAAATATAttatctgagcaagaaattcacaccttacgaagcccGATACTCTTTGCTGGAGCACACCTGCTACGCTTTGACATGGATACCTCAAAAGTtaaggcattatttctgtgcatacaccacatatctcatatcaaggatggactCGCTAAAATAcatcttccagaaacccatgcccacag GCAGTCAAAGGGAAAGCATTGGTAGATCATCTGTCAGAAAATTTGGTAGACAGAAAATACGAACCATTGAAAATGTATTTCCCGATGAGAAGGTATCATTTGCAGGAGAAGATATCACCAAAGCATATGatagttggagaatgttcttcgatggagctgcaaacttcaaaggagtgggtatcAGAGTtgtcttagtatcagaaaccaTCCAACACTATCCGATATCTGCAAAACTCAGATTTccatgcaccaataatatggcaaAACATGAGGCTTGTATCTTGGGGCTTCGATtagccattgacatgaatgttcacGAATTGCTGGTGATTGGAGATTCTAACCTTTTGGTGCATCAGGTTCTAGGAGAATGGGCTACAAAGAACACCAAAATATTGCCATATTTGTATTGTGTGCAAGAGCTGATCAAGAGGTTTATAGAGATaaaattcaaacatgttccaaggATTCAAAACGAGTTTGCAGATGTGTTGGCCACTTTATGTCACGATACAACACCCCGACAAGAGGTTCATCGATCCTATCCCAATAAGCATcaagcttattgtgctcatgttgaaaaAGAGAGTGATGGAaatccatggttccatgaca